Below is a genomic region from Bdellovibrionota bacterium.
AGTGGATGACCTTTAAAATGATGGTGCGTAAGAATTTTTCTTAAATAGGGATGACCTTTAAAGATAATCCCGAACATGTCGTAAGTTTCTCTCTCGAACCAGTTCGCACCTTTCCAAACTGAAACGATAGAATCGACTGCATCACCATCAGCCACTTGAGTTTTTACTCTTAAGCGTTTGAAAGTTTTTGTATCGAACAATTGATAAACAACTTCGAAACGTTTTTCACGAGATGGAAAATCATTTCCACAAAGATCCATCAAGAAATCGAATCTTCCTGAGTCTTTGAAGTGTCTCATCAATGGAAGGATTGCTTCCTTGGGAACTTCGATCGCGTCATTTCCGAATTGGTTAGAGAAACCGAAATTATTTTTTGAAAATTTATTTCCAAGATCTGATTTGATATTTTCTAAATGGTTCATGGATGATTTCCTTCAGCTGCTTGCAAGAATCCCGGAACTTTCCAGTTGTCTCTCCATGGACGAGGCGCGTGCGTCTCGATCATGTTTTGTAATAACATAATTCCATCCATCACTGCTTCTGGTGCGGGAGGACATCCTGGGACATAAACATCAACTGGGATAACTTTATCTATACCTTGAAGAACGTGATACGCGCGGTAGAATCCACCAGAGCTAGCACAAGCTCCCATTGAGAGAACATATTTTGGTTCTAACATCTGTTGATAGATGTGAACCAATACTGGCGCCATTTTTTCTGTGATTGTTCCTGCAACGATAAGTAAATCGGATTGTCTCGGAGAAAATCT
It encodes:
- a CDS encoding NADH-quinone oxidoreductase subunit B family protein; the encoded protein is MQNNLEIKTVDLETQTQEFLRTGGFTTKLDDIIAWGRKNSLWPMPYGTACCGIELMSVMGPKYDLARFGAEVVRFSPRQSDLLIVAGTITEKMAPVLVHIYQQMLEPKYVLSMGACASSGGFYRAYHVLQGIDKVIPVDVYVPGCPPAPEAVMDGIMLLQNMIETHAPRPWRDNWKVPGFLQAAEGNHP